In Tribolium castaneum strain GA2 chromosome 4, icTriCast1.1, whole genome shotgun sequence, one DNA window encodes the following:
- the LOC660031 gene encoding protein dachsous → MRFTFLVFLGILRYVSSFDFKDAQSKGVHFDEETPSGQPVTVDEDNDGPRVVAVLVVNVENSLQINDYDSEKKLDAKSEPGDNANEFKITIKRLDYEKVDSKFFPLEIMDGGSRRTLIVGIKNLDDESPTLTTSNCEMDELTDYSVENSKCIFQVSDPDGFLDKMNFDNIVGTRGEKDIFEFKYKETPTSTATSSDVYLTLKKQLNYDDAILYSFHLEAKDGAGHETTPVKSVPIIVQVNDIPNKPPVWEKFQSAITIPEKQPYTTQVSARDGDYGINNDISYSVEDTSGYVKIDSNDGTITIAPIDRDAGTDQITFDVTATEVGDEESKTTDSILLIIEDIDDNIPKIYIDDSDKIRELNVTIDEGATEIDTKISVSDIDFGENAIYTTQLTSDKADFLTAFSIIPGRGYENTTLTLTILDSKKLDFEQPEWRIITMELHTKGTKNLSMADMVPIRISLNDINDETPKFGDIDVIKVSEDVPLGYVITFIQATDADAEDIAAGLKHELLGTLANNILTIEALGGNITTKVDDAFDYEKQNEVFIQIMATDLVNHTATAQLTIEVVDVNDESPKLVVSSSIEIDENQDDGTELEATITASDEDTTADLEFSIDWSKSYATKNSRRIKDEDFAKYHCVNVETVAGTTNHEASAKLTIIETQKGNTPDYELFDSLYVYLMVTDKNQAKNDGSDFALVAITVGDKNDNSPEFSGNANDKKQVTENSATGVVIGSITATDKDVGDNITYSIKPVDEKTPNWVAIDKETGSLFVSLQEGDVIDSDKPEGIFTYNVTYTVTASDAVQHNTSIDITIDIKDQNDISPKLGNQETEIFEDNGLDDHSDQNGAVVLELKPTDGDRDEPFHTVKCSFSSTTSADVTNRFKIDDQNRITVNLSSGATLDRETNPEFTFDLRCIDDPTEQGPISNPVDPQPKVTIKLKDVNDNYPTVVTTTLPKLTENTKKGPLSTQLQGEDKDAGDNGKMNFAIAAIERCQDESLKNCEKTSDDLFTIETADSQKEATLVLNHDDLRDNYGFLKFTINTTDLGDPALSSESTVSVEVSKFNFEEPKFKFPEDGTKYYLKTTQNKDSSLKMWNDDVLNNLAATDQQKDKYAMLFKLVEDSSGKNLFKVSNLDGSQAQLQMSTSSFTAKPYTLTVMAYLDADESQMAPGEKPYSKNCTFLIDFFDQDKTDPVFNDHEGTADFYENSLTEFYKVENASYPDVNITGLDIYYLLREGNEKTFDLDIKSGNVTLKTKLDYETVKSYTLVIQSSNKDTINANANEETKFQLTINVQDVNDELPVFDQKEYISILTSGTGDVLKISATDIDTTSQGQLTYAIDSIESHSSGLSNDTVKDYFQIEDPKSGVIKYNFKVSDSMDGYFTLNLSVHDEDPNHIDRATAQIYLVTSKHTVNFKFENKQEVVQNATASIKTILEAQFNYSTTVEDPKKDSDADENTDQTIVPVFFLDTKSHQPKEATEILKQVTKVDKFQSLKEEFLKVGLLLMSFSSDSDTTENLEETLKAWLIGVSVVLGALCLILLIAFIIRTRALSQRIQKLSNTKFGSQESGLNRQGLAAPTTNKHAIEGSNPVYNNEVDTKEVDRRSVTSGDSDLIGVEDDEKFNYDNTKEAFD, encoded by the exons ATGAGATTCACCTTTTTGGTGTTTCTTGGAATTTTACGCTACGTTTCTTCGTTTGACTTCAAAGATGCTCAGTCGAAAGGTGTACACTTTGACGAAGAAACACCATCAGGACAACCGGTAACAGTAGATGAGGACAACGACGGCCCCCGTGTGGTTGCCGTTTTAGTTGTTAACG TTGAAAACTCACTCCAAATTAATGACTACGACAGCGAGAAAAAACTAGACGCGAAATCGGAGCCGGGAGACAACGCTAACGAATTCAAAATTACGATAAAAAGACTGGATTATGAAAAAGTGGACAGTAAATTTTTCCCTCTGGAAATCATGGATGGTGGCAGTCGTCGGACTTTGATCGTTGGGATCAAAAATTTGGACGACGAAAGCCCAACTCTAACTACCTCTAACTGCGAAATGGAT gaATTGACGGATTACTCAGTTGAGAATTCAAAATGCATTTTCCAAGTTAGTGACCCCGATGGATTTTTGGATAAAATGAACTTTGACAACATCGTTGGCACAAGA GGTGAAAAAGACATATTCGAATTTAAATACAAAGAAACACCAACTAGTACAGCCACCTCAAGTGATGTTTACCtaactttgaaaaaacaactaaACTACGACGATGCAATTTTATACTCGTTTCATTTGGAAGCAAAG gACGGTGCTGGTCACGAAACCACTCCTGTTAAAAGTGTCCCCATTATAGTCCAAGTCAATGACATACCCAACAAACCTCCAGTTTGGGAAAAATTTCAATCAGCCATCACAATACCAGAAAAACAGCCTTAT ACAACTCAAGTGTCAGCGCGAGATGGTGACTATGGAATCAACAATGATATAAGTTACAGTGTCGAAGACACGA GTGGTTACGTTAAAATTGACTCTAATGATGGTACTATTACCATTGCCCCCATTGACAGAGATGCTGGAACTGACCAAATCACCTTCGATGTAACAGCTACAGAAGTGGGAGATGAGGAGTCAAAAACTACCGACTCAATTCTGTTGATTATTGAAGATATTGACGACAATATCCCGAAAATTTACATTGACGATTCGGACAAGATCAGGGAATTAAACGTAACTATAGATGAAGGAGCCACAGAAATAGATACGAAAATATCAGTGTCTGATATCGACTTT GGAGAGAACGCAATTTACACCACACAACTGACGTCTGATAAAGCTGATTTTCTGACCGCTTTTTCTATCATTCCTGGACGCGGGTACGAAAACACAACTCTTACTCTAACTATTCTAGACTCAAAGAAACTGGATTTTGAACAACCCGAGTGGCGAATAATCACAATGGAG TTACACACTAAAGGAACCAAGAACTTATCAATGGCAGACATGGTACCCATTAGAATAAGTCTGAACGATATTAATGATGAAACACCAAAATTCGGAGATATTGACGTTATTAAGGTTTCCGAAGACGTTCCTCTGGGCTATGTGATTACGTTCATACAAGCGACTGATGCTGACGCTGAAGATATAGCAGCTGGTTTAAA GCACGAACTGTTGGGAACTTTGGCTAACAATATCCTGACGATTGAAGCCTTGGGTGGGAACATTACCACGAAAGTAGACGATGCTTTTGACTACGAGAAACAGAACGAAGTCTTCATCCAGATCATGGCCACTGATTTAGTTAACCACACAGCTACGGCTCAATTAACCATTGAAGTAGTGGACGTTAATGACGAATCTCCAAAACTGGTTGTT TCTTCGTCAATCGAAATTGACGAGAATCAGGATGATGGCACAGAACTCGAAGCTACAATTACCGCATCCGATGAGGACACGACTGCAGATTTGGAATTTTCAATCGACTGGAGCAAGTCTTACGCGACTAAAAACTCGCGCAGGATAAAGGATGAGGATTTCGCGAAATATCA TTGCGTTAACGTCGAAACTGTTGCTGGAACAACAAACCATGAGGCTTCCGCCAAGTTAACGATCATCGAGACCCAGAAAGGCAACACTCCAGATTACGAattatttgatagtttgtacGTTTATTTGATGGTGACTGACAAGAACCAAGCCAAGAATGACGGTTCTGATTTTG CACTAGTTGCTATAACAGTCGGGGATAAAAACGATAACAGTCCCGAGTTCTCAGGCAATGCCAATGATAAAAAACAAGTCACTGAAAATTCAGCGACCGGAGTTGTCATTGGGAGTATAACAGCCACCGATAAAGATGTTGGAGACAACATCACTTATTCCATAAA GCCCGTTGACGAGAAAACGCCCAACTGGGTTGCAATTGATAAAGAAACAGGGAGTCTGTTTGTCAGTTTGCAAGAAGGTGATGTTATAGATTCGGACAAACCTGAAGGGATTTTCACCTACAATGTTACTTACACCGTCACGGCAAGTGATGCCGTCCAGCACAACACCTCAATTGAT ATAACTATCGACATCAAAGACCAAAATGACATCTCGCCAAAGCTAGGCAATCAGGAAACAGAGATATTCGAAGACAATGGGCTTGACGACCACAGCGACCAGAACGGAGCTGTGGTGCTTGAGCTAAAACCAACCGATGGCGACAGAGACG aaccGTTCCACACCGTAAAATGTTCGTTTTCATCCACCACAAGTGCGGACGTGACAAACCGATTTAAAATTGACGACCAGAACAGGATTACAGTCAACTTATCATCTGGAGCCACCTTGGACCGAGAGACAAATCCCGAGTTTACGTTTGATCTTAGATGCATAGACGATCCCACTGAGCAAGGACCAATCTCAAACCCCGTGGACCCACAACCAAAAGTAACGATCAAACTGAAAGACGTCAATGATAATTACCCAACTGTTGTTACCACAACTTTGCCAAAACTGACCGAGAACACTAAAAAA GGCCCACTTAGCACACAGCTTCAGGGCGAGGATAAGGATGCGGGCGATAACGGAAAAATGAACTTTGCGATCGCTGCCATCGAACGCTGCCAGGACGAAAGTCTGAAAAATTGCGAAAAAACCTCCGATGATCTCTTCACTATTGAAACTGCAGACTCGCAGAAGGAAGCCACTCTCGTATTGAACCACGACGATTTGCGGGACAATTATGGTTTTCTCAAATTTACAATTAAC aCGACTGATTTAGGCGATCCTGCCTTATCTAGTGAATCGACCGTTTCAGTGgaagtgtcaaaattcaattttgaGGAACCGAAGTTTAAATTCCCCGAAGATGGGACCAAGTATTATTTGAAAACG ACCCAAAACAAAGACTCATCGTTGAAAATGTGGAACGACGACGTTTTGAACAACCTTGCAGCCACTGACCAACAAAAAGACAAATATGCAATGTTGTTCAAATTGGTTGAGGACAGTAGCGGGAAAAATCTCTTCAAAGTTTCAAATCTGGACGGCTCGCAGGCGCAACTCCAGATGAGCACGAGTAGTTTTACGGCAAAACCTTACACG CTGACCGTTATGGCTTATCTGGACGCTGATGAGAGTCAAATGGCGCCAGGGGAGAAACCGTACTCGAAGAACTGTACGTTCCTAATTGATTTCTTTGACCAGGATAAGACAGATCCTGTTTTCAACGACCATGAGGGCACTGCCGACTTTTACGAAAACTCCTTGACGGAGTTTTACAAAGTCGAAAATGCCTCGTATCCTGATGTTAACATTACCGGGCTGGATATTTACTATTTGTTGCGCGAGGGCAACGAGAAGACTTTCGATCTGGACATAAAGAGCGGGAATGTAACACTTAAGACGAAGCTTGATTACGAAACAGTGAAAAGTTACACTTTGGTCATACAGTCGTCCAATAAAGACACCATTAATGCCAATGCCAACGAAGAGACCAAGTTCCAGCTTACGATAAAT GTCCAAGATGTGAACGATGAACTGCCAGTGTTTGACCAGAAGGAGTACATTTCAATTCTCACGTCCGGCACAGGCGACGTCCTTAAAATCTCT GCCACCGATATCGATACAACGAGCCAAGGACAGCTAACTTATGCCATAGATTCCATAGAATCACACTCTTCAGGTCTATCGAATGACACAGTGAAGGATTACTTCCAAATTGAGGACCCGAAAAGCGGTGTCATTAAGTACAATTTCAAAGTCAGTGACAGCATGGATGGCTATTTTACACTGAACCTCAGTGTTCATGACGAAG ACCCAAATCACATAGACAGAGCCACCGCTCAAATCTACCTGGTGACTTCCAAACACACcgtaaatttcaaatttgaaaacaagCAAGAAGTTGTACAAAATGCGACCGCGTCT ATTAAAACCATACTGGAAGCCCAGTTTAACTACTCAACAACCGTCGAAGACCCTAAGAAAGACTCAGACGCTGACGAAAACACCGACCAAACAATCGTCCCTGTTTTCTTCCTCGACACAAAATCACACCAACCGAAAGAAGCAAcggaaattttaaa acaagTCACCAAAGTGGACAAATTCCAGTCCCTGAAAGAGGAGTTCCTGAAAGTGGGCTTGCTCCTGATGAGTTTTTCCTCCGATTCGGACACCACCGAAAACCTGGAAGAGACGCTGAAAGCGTGGCTGATCGGAGTATCGGTGGTCCTGGGAGCCCTCTGCCTCATTCTCTTGATTGCTTTTATCATAAGAACGCGAGC TCTCAGCCAACGcatacaaaaattatcaaacacCAAGTTCGGGTCCCAAGAATCGGGACTTAACAGGCAAGGGCTGGCAGCTCCCACCACCAACAAACACGCCATTGAGGGCTCTAATCCGGTTTATAACAACGAAGTTGATACTAAAGAAGTGGATCGGAGgag cGTCACGAGCGGGGATTCAGATCTAATAGGGGTAGAAGACGACGAAAAGTTTAATTACGACAACACGAAAGAAGCATTTGATTGA
- the LOC659968 gene encoding endoplasmic reticulum lectin 1 produces MLRSLVFVAPLLVWGHDIKGFDDTVLFDIHWPGENTDFANAENMIVTTSQQEKYRCILPNIQEKETSSEEKYEGPTALEVISPLFTQSSCTYRLESYWTYEVCHGRFIRQYHEDREGKKVKLQEYTLGRWDEKLYEKMLSQAKEAEKDKSIQVPVKKIDNVNLPYVEILMGNGTQCDLNQNKPRETRVLYVCYIHGKHEVYSLKETSTCQYEIIILSPLLCSHPKYKPKETGENKINCVPLDNSPPQPYNLAKMKIESTKLRRKSDLDRIKIEFVPPPDFTDKEEVSKMPETKPHDASPVQSFLAGKNCLTGGTGWWRYEFCYGKSVEQYHIEKDGSKVTIKLGTFNKQKHIEWMEQHPHKRPKPLAQRTQLSHFYSEGTVCDKTGKARQTEVKLKCLEDSTSLNTVSLYLLEPRYCEYILGVESPLVCDILARADENGLIDVGDEEGDELPTVNIRL; encoded by the coding sequence atgctCCGTTCACTAGTGTTCGTGGCCCCCTTGCTTGTCTGGGGGCACGACATCAAGGGTTTCGATGACACAGTTTTGTTCGATATTCACTGGCCCGGTGAAAACACCGACTTTGCCAATGCGGAGAACATGATCGTGACCACTTCTCAGCAGGAGAAATACCGCTGCATTTTGCCCAACATCCAGGAGAAGGAAACCTCAAGTGAGGAGAAATACGAGGGGCCAACGGCGTTGGAAGTCATCTCGCCCTTGTTCACCCAGAGCTCGTGCACCTACCGGCTGGAGTCCTACTGGACTTACGAGGTGTGCCATGGGCGGTTCATCCGCCAGTACCATGAAGACCGCGAAGGCAAGAAGGTGAAACTCCAGGAGTACACGCTAGGCCGCTGGGACGAAAAGTTGTACGAGAAAATGCTCTCCCAGGCCAAGGAGGccgaaaaagacaaaagtatCCAAGTCCCGgtgaaaaaaatcgacaatGTTAATTTACCCTACGTTGAGATTTTGATGGGAAATGGGACCCAGTGCGACCTCAACCAGAACAAACCCCGGGAAACGCGCGTTTTGTACGTGTGCTACATCCACGGCAAACACGAAGTCTACTCCTTGAAGGAAACTTCAACGTGTCAGtacgaaattataattttgtcGCCCCTTCTGTGCTCGCACCCGAAGTACAAGCCGAAGGAGACCGGCGAGAACAAAATCAACTGCGTCCCGCTCGACAACAGCCCGCCCCAGCCCTACAATTTGGCCAAAATGAAGATCGAAAGCACGAAATTGCGCCGAAAGTCCGACCTCGATCGCATCAAAATCGAGTTCGTGCCGCCACCGGACTTCACCGATAAGGAGGAAGTCAGCAAAATGCCCGAAACTAAACCACACGATGCCTCTCCGGTGCAGAGTTTCCTAGCCGGGAAGAACTGTCTCACGGGGGGCACCGGCTGGTGGCGGTACGAGTTTTGCTACGGGAAGTCAGTGGAGCAGTACCACATTGAAAAGGACGGGTCGAAAGTCACGATCAAGTTGGGGACGTTCAATAAACAGAAGCATATAGAGTGGATGGAGCAGCACCCGCATAAGAGACCCAAACCGCTGGCTCAGAGGACGCAATTGTCGCACTTTTACTCCGAGGGCACGGTTTGCGACAAGACGGGGAAAGCGCGCCAGACTGAGGTGAAGCTGAAGTGTCTGGAGGATTCAACAAGTCTGAATACCGTGTCGTTGTATTTGCTTGAACCGCGATATTGCGAGTACATTCTGGGGGTGGAGTCGCCCCTTGTGTGTGATATTTTGGCAAGGGCGGATGAGAACGGACTCATTGATGTTGGGGACGAGGAGGGGGATGAACTACCCACTGTGAATATAAGGTTGTAG
- the LOC659061 gene encoding lipid storage droplets surface-binding protein 1, producing MTGHQLAKKKPFKLNNLESVNRITTLPIVESGWNFAEGIYHRIKKSNNLVYWTLQQAESSLQTCVETALPTIALFETPISSIDKILCKGLDVVEHQIPSIGLPPEMIYWNTKQYVSDVSSKIVKPVLKRADSVKQIGTTVLSSKYTEFAASTLDGALDVADKYVDKYLPAAVYDPQNINEPEIKKNDGPAGRALQTIHHVGRFSGKLQRRLTKRTLAEAKALKEQSAEAINVLIYVAELIATDPKLAFAKGKELWASLSKDEPENQARPENLEQLIVLLTRESARRVVHLINFTSAVISKVPKQITNSFLATLSIFLHFADSMVKSVHLEGVQQALVTTLKYQAHHFTLLLKQINIYFTDILDNVAQSLVEVPETQKSALEVPKIKLQLRAVNRINNSNGVDSNSN from the exons A tGACGGGCCACCAACTAGCCAAGAAAAAACCCTTCAAACTGAACAATCTAGAATCGGTGAATCGCATCACCACCTTGCCCATAGTTGAATCAGGATGGAATTTTGCCGAAGGCATCTACCACCGAATCAAA aaatcaaACAATTTGGTTTACTGGACTTTACAACAAGCCGAGTCTTCTCTACAAACTTGTGTCGAAACGGCTCTACCAACTATAGCTTTGTTTGAAACCCCGATCTCTTCCATCGACAAAATCCTATGCAAAGGCTTAGACGTGGTCGAACACCAAATTCCATCAATCGGCTTGCCTCCAGAAATG ATTTACTGGAATACCAAGCAATACGTGAGCGATGTGAGCAGCAAAATCGTCAAACCAGTGCTCAAACGTGCCGATTCAGTCAAACAAATCGGCACTACGGTCCTGTCCAGCAAATACACCGAATTTGCAGCCAGTACTCTCGATGGTGCCTTAGATGTTGCCGATAAATACGTGGATAAGTACCTCCCAGCTGCTGTATACGATCCCCAGAACATTAATG AGCCGGAGATCAAAAAAAATGATGGGCCTGCAGGCCGTGCCTTGCAAACCATTCACCATGTGGGCCGTTTCTCCGGAAAGTTGCAGAGGAGACTCACTAAGCGAACGCTTGCCGAAGCTAAGGCTTTGAAGGAGCAAAGCGCTGAAGCTATCAATGTTCTGATCTATGTGGCCGAATTG aTTGCAACAGACCCCAAGCTTGCCTTTGCCAAAGGCAAGGAACTGTGGGCGAGTCTGAGCAAGGACGAGCCTGAAAACCAGGCACGTCCTGAAAACTTGGAGCAGTTGATTGTGCTACTGACTCGCGAGTCCGCCCGTAGAGTGGTTCATTTGATTAACTTCACCAGTGCCGTCATCAGTAAAGTGCCCAAGCAAATCACCAACTCCTTCCTGGCCACTCTGTCGATTTTCCTGCACTTTGCCGACTCCATGGTCAAG AGTGTCCATTTGGAGGGGGTTCAGCAAGCTCTCGTCACTACTCTCAAATATCAGGCACACCATTTTACGCTGTTGCttaagcaaataaacatttacttCACTGATATTTTG GACAATGTTGCGCAATCCTTGGTTGAAGTACCCGAAACACAAAAATCTGCCCTTGAAGTACCAAAAATCAAACTGCAACTAAGAGCAGTCAATagaattaataactcaaaTGGAGTCGACTCCAACTCCAATTAA